The genomic DNA TTTCACCAGAACTTGAACATCCTACCATAATAGATTTCGGATAATGCTGACTTAATTCTTTGATAGGTGCCGCATTTCCTATAAATTCAGGTGCAGCAAATACGATGATGAGCGTATTTTCAGAATCCATTTTTGGAAAAGTATCAACTGACCAACCTTTATTTTCCACATATTGAATTGTTTGAATCTGCATAATTTGTCTCCTAGCCCTTGTAATTATTTATATTTTTTTCGGTATTTTATATCCCTTGATTTGGAAAAATATATAACAATCCAGTTATAAATTCATATATTTATAGGGATGTATTAAGTTGTCGCATCTGCTTTTAAAATTATGTCTCATCCTAAAACAAAATGCAACTCCACCAAATACTTGTAAAAAATGTTTATTTTTCACTGAAAACATTAATTTTTTTTTCTTTTTTAAATGGTTCTTGGAATTCTTGAACTATTTTATGACTCAATTCACGCATTGTTTTATAAGAGCGCTCTTTAACGCCAATGGTAATTTTTTGATTGAGACTTGGAAATTTATATGTTCCAAACACATAATCCCAAAACATAGTGCTGACACCAATATTTTTCATTGATTCTTCTATTTTTTGAGAATGATGAATTTCATGTTCCCAAATGGTTGGAAAAATATACCCTAAAATGCTACGTCCCGTTTTAAAATTTGCATGATTCATTGTTGAAACAATAAGGTTAACCATAAAAGGTAAAACCATCGCTTGTATTGGAATACCAAAAAGAATGGGTAAAATCCAAAGCGACGTTGTCGTCATTAAAAAATGAAATGGGTGATTCCAATAAGTGACAAACCAAGATAGTTTTTGCGGCATATGATGTAGGCGATGAATGCGCCACAAGACAGGAATTGTGTGCATAAAACGATGAGACCAATAGCTGCTAAACGAAATACAAAAATAAGCTAAAAAAGATTGAAATAGCCAATGGCTTTCGCGTGGCCATAAATTATAAAAAATACTACCTTCATTAAGGGTAGCTAAATATGGATAGGCAAATTCTAAGATAATAAATCCAAAAAAGGGTTTATAGATAAAACGATCAATGGCAACAAATCCAAGATTGAGTCCAAACTCGCTTTTTGAAAGACAATATTCTTTATTACGAGGGATAAAAAGCTCAAGCAAGGTAAGGACGATACCCATTGCAACAATAAGAATTGTAAAACAAACGCTAATTTCGATATTAAAGCTAAAAAGACATATTAAAAAAAGGCCTATAAAACTGAAAAAGACAAGATTATACAGCATGAAATCCCTATTTTTTTCGTTTTGTTGTAAGCTTTGGTAGCTTAGGTTCGTCCATGCCTATCCAACCTTTTCTTTTGAAGAGGAGTAACATATAAAATGTAATAGCAAGGCCTGAAAGAACAAAAATTGCATATCCCCAAGGCTCATTAAGTTTAATGGGATTCCAACTATCTGATTCAGTATAAAAATTCATGCCAAAAACACCTGTTAAATAAGCAAGGGGCGTAAAGATAGTCGCAACAATTGTTAAAATTTTCATAATTTCATTAAGCTTGTTACCTTGACTAGAAAAATAAAGATCAACAAGACCCGCTATAGATTCTTTATATCCTTCTATAATATCAAGATATTTACTGACTTCTTCCAAATTACTTTGAAATAAACTTAAATGTTTACTAGAAATATAATCAGGGGGCGTTTTTAAAAATACACGTAAAATTTCTGTAAAATGCCCCAATGTTTTTTTTGTTTCTATAAGATGCTTCTTAAGTTCATGAATTGTTAGAAAGGTTTTATTCGTTGGCAATAAAATAGCCTGATCTTCTAATTTATCAACAAGATCTTCATAAACTTCAATAGCAGGTGTGAAAGCATCAATAAGTGTATCCATTAAAATATATGAAAGATAAATTGTATTTTCACTTGCTAATTGATGATTACCTTCCTTAAGACTTTTTTTAACGCCAACAAATATAGGCTCTATTGAATCATGAATAGTTAAAACAAATTTATCATTAAAAATAAAATAAATTTTATCACTTTGTAAATTATGCTGAAGTTTTTTAATCTGTTGAAGCCGTGCAAGTTTTACAATAAAAAATATGTAATCACTTCTTAAATCGCATTTAGGACGTTCATTTATATCATGTATCGTATCAATAGTTGCTGCATCTATTTGAAGAAGCTTTAAAACTTCATGAATTTTTTCCTTTTCATGAAAACCTTCAATATGTATCCATTTTTTATAATCAGACTCTTTTAATTGTTTTTCTAAATCATTAATATTTTCAATGAGTTGCTCATTGTAGTAATTAATTCCATAGTGCATAATGGTAATATTTGTTGTCATTTAACTCTTCCAAACAATGAAATCTTACATCTAAATCCTAGCATCTTTTTTATTATTGTCCATTTTTACCATGCATTTAGATTGCTTTTTTAAATGAAAAATGTATTCTTCACACAATATAGAAAATATGGGACGGAAACCTCGGAAAGTTAGGAGGAAAAAAAAGGAGAAACTAAATGATTCGACAAAAATTAGCAGCAATCTCTCTGTCTGCGATTGTCATTCTATCACTATCAAGCCAAAATCTATTTTCGTCACCTTTAGCTGAAGATAAGACATTTCGTTGGGCAGCATCAGGCGATGCAAACAGCCTAGAGCCCTATGGTGCTTTTGAAGTGCCTACATTAAGTTTTCTTGACAACATATATGAAACATTAGTGCGTCGTAATAAAAAAATGACGCTTGAACCAGCTTTGGCTACCAAATGGGAACAAACTGCACCTGATATCTGGCGTTTTGAATTACGTCAAGCATTGTTCCATGATGGAACGCCTTTTAATGCAGATGACGTTATTTTCTCACTTAATCGTGCGAAAGCTCAAGGATCTGGTATTGCTAATAAATTAGTATCTATTAAAGAAGCACGTAAAATTGATGATCGTACAATTGAGTTTGTAACAGACGGCATTAACCCCATTTTACCTGCAGAAATAGCCCAATGGTACATTATGTCTGAAAAATGGTGTAAAGCGAACAATACTGAAAAACCAACTAATTTTACAAAAAGTGAAGACAATTTTGCAGGTCGTAATGCCAACGGCACAGGACCATTTAAGGTTGTATCGCGTGAACAAGATGTTGAAACTGTTCTTGAATATAACGACAAATGGTGGGATAAAGGCGATTGCAATTTTAAAAGAGCAATTTTTACACCCATTAAATCAGCACAAACGCGTGTTGCAGCTCTTTTAACAAATAAAGCGGACGTCATTTTTCCAGTACCACCACCAGATGTTGAGCGCATTAAAAAATCAAAAGATCATGTTGTTCTTCAAGGTCCTGAATATAGAACAATGATTATTGGTATGAATCAATGGGCTGATGAATTGCCAGAATCGGGTATTAAAGGTAAAAATCCGTTTAAAGACAAAAATGTAAGACTTGCTTTATATCACGCGATTGATATCGATGCGATGTATCAAAAAGTTATGCGCGGTGCGTCTGTTCCAACAGGACTTATTTTTGCGCCAGACACACAAGGCTTTAATGCAGATTTAAACAACAGACTTCCTTATGATTTAGAAAAAGCTAAAAAACTAATGGAAGAAGCAGGCTACAAAGATGGATTTAAAGTGATATTCGATGTACCTACAGATCGTTATGTGGCGGATGAAGAGATTGGTAAGGCAGTAACCGCAATGCTTGCTAAAATTAATATTAAAGTTGAATTAAACGCTCAACCTAAATCAAAATTCATTCCTAAAATATTGTCACGAGATACAAGTATGTATTTGTTTGGTTGGACGCCAATGAGTTTGGATGCTTATGATCCATTATCTACTTTGGTTCAAACGGTTGAGGGTAATATTAAGGGTCTTTATAATCTTGGTAAATATTCAAATCCAACACTTGATGCGCTCATTGATAAAATTCGTATTGAAATCGATCAAAATGTGCGTAATAAGATGATTTACGATGCTTGTAAAATTGTTAAAGATGATGTGGCTGTGATTCCTTTGCATCAGCAAAAGCTTGATTGGGGACATCATAAAAATATTGAATTAACACAAACGGGTGACGATTATTTCCGTTTAAGATGGGTAAGCATTAAATAGTTAATATGTAATATTACCCTAATTACACTAAAACCTTAAGAAAACAAACCGTCGCAGAAATATAAATTACCTTTCTTGTGACGGTTTGTTGTGAACTTACCACTAATCAAATGCTTTTAGATCTATTTATTTCCCCATCGGTTGTCACCATGAATTCGGTTCGGTAGAGTTATTTAGAGATTTCGGGGATTCATTTCAACTGTTTTTGGTTACCAAGAGATGGCATCATGCAGATCCCCGTTTGTAAAAATATGTTTCTCTATATGAAGTTGGAGATAAAAATGAAAAAAAGTGGTTTGCTAATACGGGCAGCTATACCTGTATTCGCCCTCTTGGGAGTTCTAGCGCCTAAGTCAGAAGTTCAAGCTTATGATGCAGGCAGGAGAGTATTTAAATGGGTTGATGTTCAAACAGACGTGAATGTTGGCTATAGAAACGATCAGTTGAAGTTTGAAAATAGAGCAACATCGATTTGGACAGATGTGTTCACTGACAATCTTTATGGAACGGGTCCGCATTCAGCTATTGGTGAATTTGAACAACCTTTTGTTTCGCAAGAGTTTATTAGATCAAGACAGGATCTTATTCAAGCGCGCACTAAAACAACGATTTCAGCTGTTGATGGTGCTTTAACAAATTCCTTTCTCGAAATGATGGCTGATATTGCATTTCCTGTAAGTGAGCATAAAGTTTATCATGGTCATGGTATCGAAGATGGCAATGGTAGCGAGTTTAACAATCGTAGACCAAGATTTAAATTTGATAATGATAACAATCATCATCATGGTAATGGCCACCATCATGGCGATCACCATAACGGAAAAAATGACATAAGTGGTAATGCTCGTGCATTTGATGCGCATGTTATTGTTGGGTATGATATTGCTAAACTTAAAAACCCGTGGAAAGACTTTGCTTTCAAGCCTTTTGCTGGTTATTATTGGATGCGTCAAAAAACATCTAAAAATAACATTCGTGGATTTCACAGGCCAGACGTTCGTCCCGGCGATGTACCTGGATCTGTGATAAGCTCTATTGGTAACAATGTACCAGAAAGCTACCTTTTACAAGGATTTCCATCACGTGCAACTGTTGAAACTTCAGCAAAATGGCATGGATGGTTTGGTGGATTTATCGCTGAATCAACTTGGGGCGATCACACATTATGGGTAAGACCTGAATATCGCGGTGTACATACATCACGCTTCTGGACACAAACACGTATCCATAATGTTACATCAAAAAATCATGTTAAATCAAAACGTGGTAAAAATGGATATGGTTATAATCTAGGTGGTGGTTATAAATATCGCATCGATCCAGATTGGACATTACATTTAGATGGTGCATGGACAACAATGATCTCTAAAAAACCACGCCATAAAGAACTTAGAAAAATTAATAGAACAAACAAAGCAACTTTGCGCTCATATAACTTTAACTTGGGTGTAGGCTTTAACTACTAAGATAATTTAACGAGAAATCGTTAAAATAATCTAAACTGAAAAGGGGCTCTTTTGGGTCCCTTTTTTTATAGTACAAGCGCAAAACCATGGGGCTTACCCCGTGGATGAAGAAGTCCCTCTATTTTTCAAGAGGATTTAAGATGTTTCTGCTTTTCAAATAGAGGGCAAGCTTGCTTGTAACAGACTGATACCACGGGGCTTGCCCCGTGGAGTTTCACTATTATAAAAAGATAACTTAGTTTAAAATTGAATTTAAAATTAAAACTGCCCATTTGATATTTTGGTGGTTTTGATTTAGGTCAAGTGAAGAAATGAAGTGTAGTCTTTAACAATCTACCGTACAATTTTTGACAAATTAACGCTTTTTGCATTAATAAGAGTAACAGTAAATAAAGACAAGCATTTTACTCTTGCAAGATTTATGCTGAAATTCTTTTTTAATAAATAAATTAGAACGAATTGATTGAAAC from Alphaproteobacteria bacterium includes the following:
- a CDS encoding ABC transporter substrate-binding protein, with translation MIRQKLAAISLSAIVILSLSSQNLFSSPLAEDKTFRWAASGDANSLEPYGAFEVPTLSFLDNIYETLVRRNKKMTLEPALATKWEQTAPDIWRFELRQALFHDGTPFNADDVIFSLNRAKAQGSGIANKLVSIKEARKIDDRTIEFVTDGINPILPAEIAQWYIMSEKWCKANNTEKPTNFTKSEDNFAGRNANGTGPFKVVSREQDVETVLEYNDKWWDKGDCNFKRAIFTPIKSAQTRVAALLTNKADVIFPVPPPDVERIKKSKDHVVLQGPEYRTMIIGMNQWADELPESGIKGKNPFKDKNVRLALYHAIDIDAMYQKVMRGASVPTGLIFAPDTQGFNADLNNRLPYDLEKAKKLMEEAGYKDGFKVIFDVPTDRYVADEEIGKAVTAMLAKINIKVELNAQPKSKFIPKILSRDTSMYLFGWTPMSLDAYDPLSTLVQTVEGNIKGLYNLGKYSNPTLDALIDKIRIEIDQNVRNKMIYDACKIVKDDVAVIPLHQQKLDWGHHKNIELTQTGDDYFRLRWVSIK
- a CDS encoding sterol desaturase family protein; amino-acid sequence: MLYNLVFFSFIGLFLICLFSFNIEISVCFTILIVAMGIVLTLLELFIPRNKEYCLSKSEFGLNLGFVAIDRFIYKPFFGFIILEFAYPYLATLNEGSIFYNLWPRESHWLFQSFLAYFCISFSSYWSHRFMHTIPVLWRIHRLHHMPQKLSWFVTYWNHPFHFLMTTTSLWILPILFGIPIQAMVLPFMVNLIVSTMNHANFKTGRSILGYIFPTIWEHEIHHSQKIEESMKNIGVSTMFWDYVFGTYKFPSLNQKITIGVKERSYKTMRELSHKIVQEFQEPFKKEKKINVFSEK
- a CDS encoding CorA family divalent cation transporter, with translation MTTNITIMHYGINYYNEQLIENINDLEKQLKESDYKKWIHIEGFHEKEKIHEVLKLLQIDAATIDTIHDINERPKCDLRSDYIFFIVKLARLQQIKKLQHNLQSDKIYFIFNDKFVLTIHDSIEPIFVGVKKSLKEGNHQLASENTIYLSYILMDTLIDAFTPAIEVYEDLVDKLEDQAILLPTNKTFLTIHELKKHLIETKKTLGHFTEILRVFLKTPPDYISSKHLSLFQSNLEEVSKYLDIIEGYKESIAGLVDLYFSSQGNKLNEIMKILTIVATIFTPLAYLTGVFGMNFYTESDSWNPIKLNEPWGYAIFVLSGLAITFYMLLLFKRKGWIGMDEPKLPKLTTKRKK